The stretch of DNA AACCTTATCTTGAGTTATGTATGGATCATATCCGATAACCTTCATACCAAGCCCTAAAGCAGCTTTTTTAGCTACCATAGTACCAATTCTTCCAAGTCCTACCAAACCTAAAATCTTTCCTTCTATATCCATACCTTTTAACTGATTTCTAATTTCAAAATTGCCATTTCTAAATTCTTTATCCACCCTTACCATATTTCTTGCACAAGCAATAATTAAGCCTATGGTATGCTCAGCAACAGAATTCGCGTTGGATAAAGGAGCATTAGTAACATAGATTCCTAATTCTTCAGCAGTTTTTACATCTATATTATCTACTCCAACACCGTGTCTTGCGATTACCTTCAATTTCTTGCCTGCTTTTAACACTTCTGCAGGAAATGGTGCAGTTCTTGCTAAAATTGCATCACAATCTTCTACATCTTTTTTAATTGCATCTACAGTTGCACCGGATCCCATTTTTATTTCATAACCTCTTTCGAGGAGATATTTTTTTCCTGCTTCTGTGATATCCTGTGGAATTAAAACTTTAAAAGCCATATTGAATTCCTCCTTATTTATAGCTCGAAGTTCGGAGAAAAAGTTTAAAAATATTACGAACTACGAACAATAATGATTATTATTTTGCTTATTTTATGATCTGTTCAGGCTTCTTAC from Petroclostridium xylanilyticum encodes:
- a CDS encoding hydroxyacid dehydrogenase, translated to MAFKVLIPQDITEAGKKYLLERGYEIKMGSGATVDAIKKDVEDCDAILARTAPFPAEVLKAGKKLKVIARHGVGVDNIDVKTAEELGIYVTNAPLSNANSVAEHTIGLIIACARNMVRVDKEFRNGNFEIRNQLKGMDIEGKILGLVGLGRIGTMVAKKAALGLGMKVIGYDPYITQDKVAPEIELINDWEYIFKNADFVSLHMPATEKTKGIVGKKEFEIMKPTAYLINAARGEVVNEAELIEALKTKKIAGAGLDVFEQEPPAKDNPLFELHNVILTPHNAALTQEAMDRMGLHAAIGIDEVLSGKKPSWPVNNPVIKG